From Cyprinus carpio isolate SPL01 chromosome A7, ASM1834038v1, whole genome shotgun sequence, a single genomic window includes:
- the LOC109055201 gene encoding zinc finger protein 408-like isoform X2, whose product MAAGSGRDKDSGNMRDSIHRVLRSIPRGLTLGPSLAEDGQLGLWCVGRVLEKGTLLGLEEPDRIIRKEKAEGLQHACHNVFKCEISDEIYWMRFACSAQNEEESNVSVLEVDGKLGLKVCRDIQPGTELLLWKDQQKAPLEKEVLEVKACEISSTPNREQDDALEAIALDHLSGFSDPVQSVSQEVTKPPIKEKNLVQESIGCDSSVMEQNGVDEAHVETEAEQSEKRPAREEIPSISMSTSQAQSSSEHLKPERSLRASSRLAAKPRKVHSSTMHIYKRQESKNRSDLSSKKKLSDDKDNTMQTLYTNEDSSAEQTERDFPHFIIRERKYKCDECDKSFFQLCHLKKHRFTHQDQKPYACTECGKTYSSQESFQAHLLMHRGQRPFQCQHCDKSYGLKRDLKEHQVLHSGEKPFVCDICGKAFARRPSLRVHREVHRSKEPDYQAPKVKCPECNKELANSGSLRNHMRLHTGERPYVCQHCNKSFRQRGNLLGHMRIHTGEKPYQCDHCELRFSQVPELRRHLISHTGEVYLCPVCGKALRDPHTLRAHERLHTGDRPYRCEQCGKGYTMATKLRRHLKSHLEEKPHVCQVCGAKYTMMQSLQRHLQSHQHLSDSGHALPTRGRPKRSGQKAEGEQDRTDCSNLEEGQAVAYVQASEDFTMVSRPEGVILDSGVYHRGTIVLEKGAEKGLERIEISEDIIEIIVSDENTKCIVVQEQPSKSIELQEHEANAKCLVVQEDDASSGCIVVPEHVANNCLVILQGQDGLGSVAETVEIETGL is encoded by the exons GGGTTGCAACATGCATGCCATAATGTGTTCAAATGTGAAATCTCAGATGAAATCTACTGGATGAG GTTTGCCTGCAGCGCTCAAAATGAAGAAGAGAGCAATGTCAGTGTGCTCGAGGTGGATGGAAAATTAGGCCTCAAGGTCTGTCGGGACATTCAGCCAGGAACAGAACTGCTCCTCTGGAAAGATCAACAGAAAGCCCCTCTTGAAAAAGAAGTACTGGAAGTAAAAGCCTGTGAAATTAGTAGTACACCAAACAGAGAACAAGATGATGCTTTAGAGGCCATCGCTTTAGATCACCTCTCAGGCTTTTCAG ATCCTGTTCAAAGTGTCTCACAAGAGGTTACAAAACCTCCAATCAAGGAGAAAAATCTTGTGCAGGAGTCTATAGGCTGTGATTCCAGTGTCATGGAGCAGAATGGGGTGGATGAGGCACATGTGGAGACTGAAGCTGAGCAGAGCGAGAAGCGTCCTGCTAGAGAAGAGATTCCGAGCATTAGTATGAGTACATCACAAGCCCAGAGTTCATCAGAACATTTGAAGCCAGAAAGAAGCCTGAGAGCCAGCTCTCGCCTTGCCGCTAAACCTCGAAAAGTGCACTCGTCAACCATGCATATCTACAAACGACAAGAATCAAAAAACAGGTCAGACCTAAGCAGCAAGAAGAAGCTCTCGGATGACAAAGACAACACGATGCAGACGTTGTATACTAATGAGGACTCCAGCGCAGAGCAAACCGAGCGGGATTTTCCTCACTTTATTATCCGAGAGAGGAAGTACAAATGCGACGAGTGTGACAAGAGCTTCTTTCAGCTGTGCCATCTGAAGAAACACAGATTCACACATCAGGATCAGAAGCCTTACGCATGCACAGAGTGTGGTAAAACATACAGTTCGCAGGAGAGCTTTCAAGCCCACCTGCTGATGCATCGCGGTCAGAGGCCTTTTCAATGCCAGCACTGTGACAAAAGCTACGGCTTGAAACGGGACCTCAAGGAGCACCAGGTTCTTCACTCAGGCGAGAAGCCGTTTGTCTGTGACATCTGTGGAAAAGCTTTCGCTCGCCGGCCCTCGCTACGCGTCCACAGGGAAGTACATAGGTCAAAAGAGCCGGACTACCAGGCTCCCAAAGTCAAGTGTCCAGAGTGCAATAAAGAACTGGCCAATTctggttctttgaggaaccacaTGCGCCTGCACACCGGAGAACGGCCGTACGTCTGCCAGCACTGCAACAAGAGCTTTCGTCAACGTGGCAATCTGCTGGGACACATGCGCATCCACACGGGAGAGAAACCCTACCAGTGTGACCACTGCGAGCTGCGCTTTTCCCAAGTGCCTGAACTGCGCCGGCATCTGATTTCACACACAGGTGAGGTGTATCTGTGTCCCGTGTGTGGTAAGGCTCTACGGGACCCTCACACACTGCGGGCCCACGAACGGCTGCATACAGGAGACAGACCCTATAGATGCGAACAATGTGGGAAAGGGTACACGATGGCAACCAAGCTACGGCGCCACCTGAAGTCTCACCTGGAGGAGAAGCCACATGTTTGCCAGGTGTGTGGAGCCAAATACACAATGATGCAGAGTCTACAGCGGCATCTGCAGTCGCACCAACATCTCTCAGACTCTGGACATGCGTTACCGACACGAGGTCGACCCAAAAGGTCAGGCCAGAAAGCAGAAGGTGAGCAGGATAGGACAGACTGCAGTAATTTGGAGGAGGGACAGGCTGTGGCGTACGTTCAAGCCTCAGAGGATTTCACTATGGTGTCTCGCCCAGAAGGTGTGATTTTGGACTCTGGAGTGTACCACCGTGGCACAATTGTTTTGGAAAAGGGAGCAGAAAAAGGGCTTGAACGCATTGAGATAAGTGAGGATATCATTGAGATTATTGTCTCAGATGAAAATACCAAGTGTATAGTAGTGCAAGAACAGCCTTCTAAGTCTATAGAGCTTCAGGAACATGAAGCTAATGCTAAATGCCTAGTTGTGCAGGAAGATGATGCCAGCAGTGGCTGTATTGTAGTTCCAGAACATGTTGCTAATAATTGTTTGGTCATTTTACAAGGTCAGGATGGTCTGGGTTCAGTGGCAGAGACTGTAGAAATAGAGACAGGGCTGTGA
- the LOC109055201 gene encoding zinc finger protein 408-like isoform X1, with protein sequence MRRGNIALMAAGSGRDKDSGNMRDSIHRVLRSIPRGLTLGPSLAEDGQLGLWCVGRVLEKGTLLGLEEPDRIIRKEKAEGLQHACHNVFKCEISDEIYWMRFACSAQNEEESNVSVLEVDGKLGLKVCRDIQPGTELLLWKDQQKAPLEKEVLEVKACEISSTPNREQDDALEAIALDHLSGFSDPVQSVSQEVTKPPIKEKNLVQESIGCDSSVMEQNGVDEAHVETEAEQSEKRPAREEIPSISMSTSQAQSSSEHLKPERSLRASSRLAAKPRKVHSSTMHIYKRQESKNRSDLSSKKKLSDDKDNTMQTLYTNEDSSAEQTERDFPHFIIRERKYKCDECDKSFFQLCHLKKHRFTHQDQKPYACTECGKTYSSQESFQAHLLMHRGQRPFQCQHCDKSYGLKRDLKEHQVLHSGEKPFVCDICGKAFARRPSLRVHREVHRSKEPDYQAPKVKCPECNKELANSGSLRNHMRLHTGERPYVCQHCNKSFRQRGNLLGHMRIHTGEKPYQCDHCELRFSQVPELRRHLISHTGEVYLCPVCGKALRDPHTLRAHERLHTGDRPYRCEQCGKGYTMATKLRRHLKSHLEEKPHVCQVCGAKYTMMQSLQRHLQSHQHLSDSGHALPTRGRPKRSGQKAEGEQDRTDCSNLEEGQAVAYVQASEDFTMVSRPEGVILDSGVYHRGTIVLEKGAEKGLERIEISEDIIEIIVSDENTKCIVVQEQPSKSIELQEHEANAKCLVVQEDDASSGCIVVPEHVANNCLVILQGQDGLGSVAETVEIETGL encoded by the exons GGGTTGCAACATGCATGCCATAATGTGTTCAAATGTGAAATCTCAGATGAAATCTACTGGATGAG GTTTGCCTGCAGCGCTCAAAATGAAGAAGAGAGCAATGTCAGTGTGCTCGAGGTGGATGGAAAATTAGGCCTCAAGGTCTGTCGGGACATTCAGCCAGGAACAGAACTGCTCCTCTGGAAAGATCAACAGAAAGCCCCTCTTGAAAAAGAAGTACTGGAAGTAAAAGCCTGTGAAATTAGTAGTACACCAAACAGAGAACAAGATGATGCTTTAGAGGCCATCGCTTTAGATCACCTCTCAGGCTTTTCAG ATCCTGTTCAAAGTGTCTCACAAGAGGTTACAAAACCTCCAATCAAGGAGAAAAATCTTGTGCAGGAGTCTATAGGCTGTGATTCCAGTGTCATGGAGCAGAATGGGGTGGATGAGGCACATGTGGAGACTGAAGCTGAGCAGAGCGAGAAGCGTCCTGCTAGAGAAGAGATTCCGAGCATTAGTATGAGTACATCACAAGCCCAGAGTTCATCAGAACATTTGAAGCCAGAAAGAAGCCTGAGAGCCAGCTCTCGCCTTGCCGCTAAACCTCGAAAAGTGCACTCGTCAACCATGCATATCTACAAACGACAAGAATCAAAAAACAGGTCAGACCTAAGCAGCAAGAAGAAGCTCTCGGATGACAAAGACAACACGATGCAGACGTTGTATACTAATGAGGACTCCAGCGCAGAGCAAACCGAGCGGGATTTTCCTCACTTTATTATCCGAGAGAGGAAGTACAAATGCGACGAGTGTGACAAGAGCTTCTTTCAGCTGTGCCATCTGAAGAAACACAGATTCACACATCAGGATCAGAAGCCTTACGCATGCACAGAGTGTGGTAAAACATACAGTTCGCAGGAGAGCTTTCAAGCCCACCTGCTGATGCATCGCGGTCAGAGGCCTTTTCAATGCCAGCACTGTGACAAAAGCTACGGCTTGAAACGGGACCTCAAGGAGCACCAGGTTCTTCACTCAGGCGAGAAGCCGTTTGTCTGTGACATCTGTGGAAAAGCTTTCGCTCGCCGGCCCTCGCTACGCGTCCACAGGGAAGTACATAGGTCAAAAGAGCCGGACTACCAGGCTCCCAAAGTCAAGTGTCCAGAGTGCAATAAAGAACTGGCCAATTctggttctttgaggaaccacaTGCGCCTGCACACCGGAGAACGGCCGTACGTCTGCCAGCACTGCAACAAGAGCTTTCGTCAACGTGGCAATCTGCTGGGACACATGCGCATCCACACGGGAGAGAAACCCTACCAGTGTGACCACTGCGAGCTGCGCTTTTCCCAAGTGCCTGAACTGCGCCGGCATCTGATTTCACACACAGGTGAGGTGTATCTGTGTCCCGTGTGTGGTAAGGCTCTACGGGACCCTCACACACTGCGGGCCCACGAACGGCTGCATACAGGAGACAGACCCTATAGATGCGAACAATGTGGGAAAGGGTACACGATGGCAACCAAGCTACGGCGCCACCTGAAGTCTCACCTGGAGGAGAAGCCACATGTTTGCCAGGTGTGTGGAGCCAAATACACAATGATGCAGAGTCTACAGCGGCATCTGCAGTCGCACCAACATCTCTCAGACTCTGGACATGCGTTACCGACACGAGGTCGACCCAAAAGGTCAGGCCAGAAAGCAGAAGGTGAGCAGGATAGGACAGACTGCAGTAATTTGGAGGAGGGACAGGCTGTGGCGTACGTTCAAGCCTCAGAGGATTTCACTATGGTGTCTCGCCCAGAAGGTGTGATTTTGGACTCTGGAGTGTACCACCGTGGCACAATTGTTTTGGAAAAGGGAGCAGAAAAAGGGCTTGAACGCATTGAGATAAGTGAGGATATCATTGAGATTATTGTCTCAGATGAAAATACCAAGTGTATAGTAGTGCAAGAACAGCCTTCTAAGTCTATAGAGCTTCAGGAACATGAAGCTAATGCTAAATGCCTAGTTGTGCAGGAAGATGATGCCAGCAGTGGCTGTATTGTAGTTCCAGAACATGTTGCTAATAATTGTTTGGTCATTTTACAAGGTCAGGATGGTCTGGGTTCAGTGGCAGAGACTGTAGAAATAGAGACAGGGCTGTGA